The Coffea arabica cultivar ET-39 chromosome 9e, Coffea Arabica ET-39 HiFi, whole genome shotgun sequence genome has a window encoding:
- the LOC113710046 gene encoding uncharacterized protein: MIDRHVHRVLRALVRLGRDLVGPANLDGTHPRILNNALLMPWFRDCVGALDGTHVSAWCRVEIREGLWHRLQRTHHELAAKALFNRRHASVRNIIESTFGVLKKRFPILKGPMQNYLIATQNNIVLACCTLHNFMRAYSPADEYFNEEAVLGALADAQITGDQQQSGQPIDMSQQGIDNWNEDRRAMAAHMYWNAHN; encoded by the exons ATGATTGATCGACATGTTCACCGTGTCTTACGAGCCTTGGTTCGACTCGGTCGTGATCTCGTAGGGCCAGCAAACTTGGATGGGACTCACCCGAGAATTTTGAACAATGCATTGCTTATGCCGTGGTTCCGG GATTGTGTAGGAGCACTAGATGGGACCCACGTCTCCGCTTGGTGCAGAGTAGAGATAAGAGAG GGTTTATGGCACCGTTTACAGCGCACGCATCATGAGCTGGCTGCTAAAGCGCTGTTTAACAGGCGACATGCTTCGGTTAGAAATATTATTGAGAGCACATTTGGGGTTCTTAAGAAGCGTTTTCCAATACTCAAGGGTCCAATGCAGAACTACCTAATTGCAACTCAAAATAATATTGTActtgcatgttgtactttgcaCAATTTTATGCGCGCTTACTCCCCAGCGGATGAGTACTTCAACGAAGAAGCTGTACTCGGAGCCCTTGCAGATGCACAGATAACAGGGGATCAACAACAGTCGGGTCAACCCATCGATATGTCGCAGCAGGGCATAGATAACTGGAACGAAGATCGGCGGGCTATGGCGGCGCACATGTATTGGAATGCGCATAACTAG